One Alkaliphilus sp. B6464 genomic window carries:
- the pstC gene encoding phosphate ABC transporter permease subunit PstC, whose amino-acid sequence MYKLLDKVFGIVIKLLALFSLLLLAFIVLFIFKESVVFFKEVPVLNFITGRRWNPLKSPNDLSIFNIILGTLYVSVVAIIIALPIGVGSGILLSTYIKGKWKIVIRGIIDILAGIPSVVYGFIGLLVIVKFFENTLDFSTGESVLAGGILLSAMVLPYIISTCQETMDKVYEEHSLSSKALGISKTYMVRKIVVPESRKSIIAATILALGRAMGETMAVMMVIGNAPIAPRLLGRAQTIPSLIALEMGMAEVGSLHYHALFASGLVLMIMLLIINIILYYIKKGIGI is encoded by the coding sequence ATGTATAAATTGCTAGATAAAGTCTTTGGAATAGTTATTAAGTTGTTAGCATTGTTCTCATTATTATTGTTAGCATTTATAGTATTATTTATATTTAAAGAGAGTGTAGTGTTTTTTAAGGAAGTACCTGTACTAAATTTTATAACGGGAAGACGGTGGAATCCCCTTAAATCACCTAATGATCTATCTATTTTCAATATAATATTAGGTACATTATATGTATCAGTTGTTGCAATTATTATAGCATTACCGATAGGTGTGGGTAGTGGAATTTTGTTATCCACATATATAAAGGGTAAGTGGAAAATTGTTATAAGAGGAATAATTGATATTTTAGCAGGGATACCATCTGTAGTATATGGCTTTATAGGTCTTTTAGTAATAGTTAAATTTTTTGAAAATACTTTGGATTTTTCTACAGGAGAATCTGTATTGGCTGGGGGTATACTTTTATCAGCTATGGTTTTACCTTACATAATATCTACTTGCCAGGAGACTATGGATAAGGTATATGAAGAACATTCCCTTTCTTCAAAGGCTTTAGGTATATCTAAGACATATATGGTAAGAAAAATTGTAGTTCCAGAAAGTAGAAAGAGTATAATAGCTGCTACTATTTTAGCTCTAGGCAGAGCTATGGGAGAGACAATGGCTGTTATGATGGTGATAGGGAATGCGCCTATTGCTCCAAGACTTTTGGGAAGAGCTCAGACGATACCTTCTTTAATTGCCCTTGAAATGGGTATGGCAGAAGTAGGAAGCTTGCATTATCATGCTCTATTTGCTTCAGGTCTAGTACTTATGATTATGCTTTTAATTATCAATATAATTCTTTATTATATTAAAAAGGGAATTGGTATATAG
- a CDS encoding phosphate ABC transporter substrate-binding protein — translation MKKSLSIFLSVLIIFSIILTGCTKEAPSGTTGEETGNRETANESINTFRAQMTFNGSSTLAPVISAIATDFIEEYTTWDKVDPSFPAENISIYVSAGGSGAGVKAVLEETADFGMLAREIKDEENQKIGDPKEFKLGIDALTVSINPENPLLKIKDDLSTEEVKKIFSGEYKYWDEVESSLPHREIVVVIRDLGGGAHEVFQKSVMGDTEVREDAIQAPSMGALVTKVIENKDAIGYASFGMVNQNIGKLIPLKVDGVEATKENIVSGSYKISRPLIAVKKGELTPEQQAFMDVLTSEKGSAIIEKMGYVPVK, via the coding sequence ATGAAAAAATCTTTAAGTATTTTTTTATCAGTATTAATAATTTTTTCTATAATATTAACTGGATGTACTAAGGAAGCTCCTTCTGGTACAACTGGAGAAGAAACTGGAAATAGAGAAACAGCTAATGAAAGTATTAATACTTTTAGAGCCCAAATGACATTTAATGGGTCATCAACTTTAGCACCTGTAATATCAGCTATTGCAACTGATTTTATTGAAGAATACACTACTTGGGATAAGGTAGATCCAAGTTTTCCAGCAGAAAATATTTCGATTTATGTTTCTGCAGGAGGTTCAGGTGCTGGTGTTAAAGCTGTCTTAGAAGAGACCGCTGACTTTGGTATGTTAGCTAGAGAAATAAAAGACGAAGAAAACCAAAAAATTGGAGATCCAAAAGAATTTAAACTGGGAATAGATGCTTTAACAGTATCAATTAATCCTGAAAATCCTTTACTTAAGATAAAGGATGACTTATCTACAGAAGAAGTTAAGAAAATATTCTCTGGAGAATATAAGTATTGGGATGAAGTTGAAAGTAGTTTACCACATAGAGAAATTGTAGTAGTTATAAGGGACCTAGGTGGTGGAGCCCATGAGGTATTTCAAAAAAGTGTAATGGGAGATACAGAAGTTAGAGAAGATGCTATCCAGGCACCGTCTATGGGAGCTTTAGTTACAAAAGTAATAGAAAATAAAGACGCCATAGGATATGCTTCCTTCGGTATGGTTAATCAAAATATAGGAAAGCTTATTCCGTTAAAGGTTGATGGAGTTGAAGCTACTAAAGAAAATATAGTAAGTGGATCATATAAAATATCTAGACCTCTTATAGCTGTTAAAAAAGGAGAGTTAACACCTGAGCAACAAGCATTTATGGATGTACTTACATCTGAAAAAGGATCTGCAATTATTGAAAAAATGGGCTATGTGCCTGTGAAATAA
- the cbiT gene encoding precorrin-6Y C5,15-methyltransferase (decarboxylating) subunit CbiT, whose product MKWIKDEEFIRGNIPMTKFNIRVFTIGYLAIEEGDRLLDIGAGTGSISIEAALHGAEVWAIEMKREGIELINKNKSKFEVNINVIEGKAPVDLPNVKFNKCFIGGSGGNLEKIFYYLDENLESKGVICGNFITLKNLHQFIDLLNKYKYDDIETQLIQTSYMDKIGLMKGNNPIFIIKGVKR is encoded by the coding sequence ATGAAATGGATTAAAGATGAAGAGTTTATCAGAGGAAACATCCCTATGACTAAGTTTAATATAAGAGTTTTCACAATAGGCTACTTAGCTATTGAAGAAGGAGATAGACTTTTAGATATAGGGGCAGGCACCGGGTCTATATCCATAGAAGCTGCTCTACATGGAGCAGAAGTTTGGGCTATAGAAATGAAAAGAGAAGGTATAGAATTAATAAATAAAAACAAAAGTAAATTTGAAGTAAATATTAATGTAATTGAGGGAAAAGCGCCAGTAGACCTACCTAATGTTAAATTTAACAAATGCTTTATAGGGGGTAGTGGAGGCAATTTAGAAAAAATATTCTATTATTTAGATGAAAACCTTGAATCTAAGGGAGTTATTTGTGGGAACTTTATCACACTTAAAAACTTACATCAATTTATAGATCTACTCAATAAGTATAAATATGATGATATAGAAACACAGCTGATTCAAACATCCTATATGGATAAAATAGGATTAATGAAGGGAAATAATCCAATATTTATAATAAAAGGAGTGAAAAGATGA
- the cbiE gene encoding precorrin-6y C5,15-methyltransferase (decarboxylating) subunit CbiE, producing MTVEAKEAIEKAKYVLAFGRVSSSLKSIRYDFIQVNRVDDIIKYINIHNDLLLLASGDPNFYGIVDFLKKKGVLIKKVIPGISSFQYMMAKLEKSWQGANFLSLHGRDEGLEKVKKSYLTIILTDKENSPLVISRNLKMLGVKGTMYIGFNLSYDDEKIIKINIGEEVEDISALSVVVIENEMD from the coding sequence TTGACTGTAGAAGCAAAGGAAGCAATTGAAAAAGCAAAATATGTTTTGGCTTTTGGTAGGGTTTCAAGTTCTTTAAAAAGTATAAGGTATGATTTTATACAAGTAAATAGAGTAGATGACATAATTAAGTATATAAATATTCATAATGATTTGCTACTGCTAGCTTCGGGAGATCCTAATTTTTATGGTATTGTAGATTTTCTTAAAAAAAAGGGAGTACTAATAAAAAAGGTGATTCCAGGCATTTCCTCCTTCCAATATATGATGGCAAAGCTAGAAAAAAGCTGGCAAGGAGCAAACTTTCTATCCTTACATGGTAGGGATGAAGGACTGGAAAAGGTCAAAAAAAGCTACTTAACGATAATACTAACAGATAAGGAAAATAGTCCTCTAGTTATATCAAGGAACTTAAAAATGTTAGGTGTAAAAGGTACAATGTATATTGGTTTTAATTTATCCTATGATGATGAGAAAATTATAAAAATAAATATAGGAGAAGAAGTAGAAGATATTTCTGCTCTATCGGTGGTGGTAATTGAAAATGAAATGGATTAA
- the cobI gene encoding precorrin-2 C(20)-methyltransferase has translation MKKLYGIGTGPGDKELLTLKAVRVIKEASIIFAPNNKGKNIALDTVEEYLGDKKVVLIDFPMGKVERIDYIKAAEIIYKEIPQGEYGAFLTIGDPMIYSTFIYVMEELEKTNMEVEIISGIPSFVAAAARTKQPLTVKGDSFLLCDDFKEELLDSVDSICILKTFKNKEEVLDTLKNKNFDYKYIKRCTWNDEKILTDKEEIIKDSDYISLILGKKK, from the coding sequence ATGAAGAAACTATACGGGATAGGAACTGGGCCAGGAGATAAAGAGCTCCTAACTTTAAAGGCAGTAAGAGTAATAAAAGAAGCAAGTATAATATTTGCTCCAAATAATAAAGGTAAAAATATTGCATTAGACACGGTTGAAGAGTATTTAGGTGATAAAAAAGTGGTGCTAATAGATTTTCCAATGGGAAAAGTAGAAAGAATTGACTACATAAAGGCAGCGGAAATCATATATAAGGAGATACCCCAAGGAGAATATGGAGCATTTTTAACTATTGGAGATCCAATGATATACAGCACTTTTATATACGTAATGGAAGAACTTGAAAAAACAAATATGGAAGTAGAGATAATATCAGGTATACCATCTTTTGTAGCAGCTGCTGCTAGGACAAAACAACCTCTCACAGTAAAAGGTGATAGTTTCTTATTATGTGATGATTTTAAAGAGGAATTACTAGATAGTGTGGATTCAATCTGTATTTTGAAAACTTTTAAAAATAAAGAGGAAGTATTAGATACTCTTAAAAACAAAAACTTTGATTATAAATATATTAAACGCTGTACCTGGAATGATGAGAAGATATTAACAGATAAAGAAGAAATAATAAAAGATAGTGATTATATTTCTCTTATTTTAGGAAAGAAGAAGTAA
- the cbiG gene encoding cobalt-precorrin 5A hydrolase has translation MKIACLSFTEEGKALGDKIVCLSNKEQSKYIVQHFTNSQIEGGLRNLLGNAWEEYDGLIFISATGIAVRMIAPYIKDKTLDPAVVVVDDLGRFSISLISGHLGGANELAQWVAYKILGTPVITTASDNRGIEAIDIFAKKNYYYMEDMKSIKDITAMMVNGKSIGFYSEMDSVINYNDLLIVEDLENINIEIDGVIIVTSSKIDNLHIPYTILRPKNINIGIGCRKDVEGERIIEAVKETLNANKFSEKSIKNIGTVEVKKNEAGILDTAQYFNSPLKIFTIEEIKSVENKFDKSQFVKDTIGVYSVSEPCAFLLGGEMVSKKSKYNGITISITKEKGNG, from the coding sequence ATGAAAATAGCATGCTTGTCTTTTACCGAGGAAGGAAAAGCATTGGGAGATAAAATAGTTTGTCTTAGTAATAAAGAACAAAGTAAATATATAGTCCAACATTTTACTAACTCTCAAATTGAAGGTGGATTAAGAAATTTACTGGGCAATGCTTGGGAAGAATATGATGGTTTAATTTTTATTTCGGCCACAGGAATAGCAGTAAGGATGATTGCGCCTTATATAAAGGATAAAACATTAGACCCAGCAGTAGTTGTGGTTGACGATTTAGGCAGGTTTTCTATATCTCTAATATCAGGACATTTAGGAGGCGCCAATGAATTAGCACAGTGGGTAGCCTATAAAATACTGGGAACCCCAGTTATAACAACAGCCTCGGACAATAGAGGAATAGAAGCTATAGATATATTTGCAAAGAAAAACTATTATTACATGGAAGACATGAAATCCATAAAAGATATAACTGCCATGATGGTAAATGGAAAGAGCATCGGATTTTATTCGGAAATGGATAGTGTAATAAACTATAATGATCTTTTAATTGTAGAGGATTTAGAAAATATAAATATTGAAATAGACGGAGTTATAATAGTCACATCAAGCAAAATAGATAACCTACACATACCATACACAATACTTAGACCAAAGAATATAAATATAGGTATAGGATGTAGAAAGGACGTAGAAGGAGAAAGAATAATAGAGGCTGTAAAAGAGACTTTAAATGCTAATAAATTTTCGGAAAAAAGTATTAAAAATATTGGAACCGTCGAAGTGAAAAAAAATGAGGCTGGTATTTTAGATACAGCGCAATACTTCAACAGTCCATTAAAAATTTTTACGATAGAAGAAATAAAAAGTGTTGAAAACAAATTCGATAAGTCACAGTTCGTAAAGGATACCATAGGTGTATATTCAGTTTCTGAGCCATGTGCCTTTTTATTAGGTGGAGAAATGGTATCTAAAAAAAGCAAATATAATGGTATAACCATATCAATTACAAAGGAGAAGGGCAATGGCTAA
- a CDS encoding PstA family ABC transporter permease, protein MLENIKSALFKIWITLSGVIVFFSTSFIFAYIIKNGFKSVNLEFIFGSPQGIPLGSEGGIFPAIVGSLFLMIIACIFASLLAISTSIYVVYYCKSLKIENIVHVIVQCMAGVPSIVLGLFGYTLLVVNLKLGRSLLSAGLTLGIMIFPFIQVRVEKIFREISSSIINSSYALGISKSYTFFKLILPICKSEIVSAITLAGGFAMGAAAPIILTGAVIFAPIPKSLSSPVMALPFHLYILTGEGISLEKSYATTLVLIGLLFIINIISIALTFIRKGVR, encoded by the coding sequence ATGTTAGAAAATATAAAAAGTGCATTGTTTAAAATATGGATTACACTAAGTGGAGTAATAGTGTTTTTTTCAACCTCATTTATATTTGCATATATAATTAAAAATGGGTTTAAATCTGTAAATCTTGAATTTATATTTGGCAGTCCCCAGGGAATACCCTTAGGTTCTGAGGGAGGAATTTTTCCAGCAATTGTAGGTAGCTTATTTTTAATGATTATTGCTTGTATATTTGCATCTTTGTTAGCAATTTCAACATCTATATATGTAGTTTATTATTGTAAATCCCTTAAAATCGAAAACATAGTTCATGTTATAGTTCAGTGCATGGCTGGTGTACCTTCAATAGTTTTAGGTCTTTTTGGGTATACGCTTTTAGTAGTTAATTTAAAATTAGGAAGATCTCTTTTATCCGCTGGGTTAACTTTGGGGATTATGATTTTTCCATTTATACAAGTTAGAGTTGAGAAAATTTTCAGGGAAATTAGTAGCTCTATAATTAACTCATCCTATGCCTTAGGAATATCTAAGTCCTATACATTTTTTAAATTAATACTTCCTATATGTAAGTCAGAAATAGTTTCTGCGATAACTTTAGCAGGCGGATTTGCAATGGGAGCTGCGGCCCCTATAATACTTACTGGGGCAGTAATCTTTGCTCCAATACCTAAATCCTTATCCTCGCCTGTAATGGCACTGCCTTTTCATTTATATATACTTACTGGAGAAGGTATTTCTCTTGAAAAATCCTATGCAACGACTTTAGTACTTATAGGACTACTTTTTATAATAAATATAATTTCAATAGCCCTAACTTTTATACGAAAAGGAGTTAGATAG
- the cobK gene encoding precorrin-6A reductase, giving the protein MIWIIGGTSEFREIIDRIKDLDNYIATIATDGGKEFVNCEKLIVGRIDYYEMKEFVEKNKISLIVDLSHPYAKIVSENARKISKDKNIDYTRYVRNKIDLKSKAIYVNSYEECYKYISNISGTIFFTTGSKNIGDFEKVRGNNRFIYRILPAIESIEECRKHGIQLKDIVAVLGPFSKEYNKIMFKEYKADYVVTKDSGKQGGTIEKLEACEELGIVPIIIGREYEKGINDIDLIEKRIREEDKKIMINKTSV; this is encoded by the coding sequence ATGATTTGGATAATAGGTGGAACTAGTGAGTTTAGGGAGATTATAGATAGAATAAAGGATCTTGATAACTACATAGCAACTATCGCAACAGACGGTGGCAAGGAATTTGTAAATTGTGAAAAGCTCATAGTAGGTAGGATAGATTACTATGAAATGAAGGAATTTGTAGAAAAAAACAAAATATCACTGATAGTAGACCTATCACATCCCTATGCAAAAATAGTATCAGAAAATGCAAGAAAAATATCGAAGGACAAAAATATAGATTATACTCGGTATGTGAGAAATAAAATAGATTTGAAATCAAAAGCTATATATGTTAATAGTTATGAAGAATGCTATAAGTATATATCTAATATTTCAGGCACTATATTTTTTACAACAGGATCTAAAAATATTGGCGACTTTGAAAAAGTACGAGGAAATAACAGATTTATATATAGAATACTTCCAGCAATAGAAAGCATAGAAGAGTGTAGGAAACACGGAATACAATTAAAAGATATTGTTGCAGTCTTGGGGCCATTTTCGAAGGAATATAATAAAATTATGTTTAAAGAATACAAGGCAGACTATGTAGTTACGAAAGATAGCGGAAAACAAGGTGGCACTATAGAGAAGCTAGAAGCATGTGAAGAGCTAGGTATTGTACCAATAATTATAGGAAGAGAATATGAAAAAGGAATTAACGATATAGATTTAATAGAAAAAAGAATTAGAGAAGAGGACAAAAAAATAATGATAAATAAAACCTCAGTCTAA
- a CDS encoding sodium-dependent transporter, with protein MKVNEINERESFSSKFSFILSCIGSAVGLGNIWMFSWRLGKYGGAAFLIPYFLFVFVLGTTGLMGEFALGRSKGKGSMGGIKEILDDKKIAGSSIISVIPTLGVCGIFLFYNVVVGWVLKYFSMSVVSNFRNIDVETYLDSFLGSSQTIIWLAIAVTITTVILTFGVSKGIEKANNIMMPTLFIVFIILLVRSVTLPGASEGIKYLLIPKWSYLLNPTTWVIALGQAFFTVSLNGAGMVVYGSYIDRNLDIPSSAINTAFYDSLSAILAAFIIIPAAFAFGLDPASGPTLLFITVPTIFKSMVGGHLFGAIFFVSIIFAAISSTINMMEATTEAFMYKTNFNRRKSVIFIGIVSFIIAIPLALNMDLFGKFSDLVTIYIAPFGTVIAAIVFFWIYGIENARKEINIGAKKPLGKWFEPLAKYVFVLVSAAVIILGAVYGGIG; from the coding sequence ATGAAAGTAAATGAAATTAATGAAAGGGAAAGTTTTTCAAGTAAGTTTAGCTTCATACTGTCATGTATAGGCTCGGCAGTAGGTTTAGGAAACATCTGGATGTTTTCTTGGAGGTTAGGTAAATATGGTGGTGCAGCCTTTCTTATACCTTATTTTTTATTCGTGTTTGTACTAGGAACAACAGGACTTATGGGTGAGTTTGCCTTAGGTAGATCTAAAGGTAAGGGTTCTATGGGGGGCATTAAGGAAATACTAGATGATAAAAAAATTGCTGGATCATCTATTATATCGGTAATACCAACCTTAGGAGTATGTGGTATTTTCTTATTTTACAATGTGGTAGTTGGATGGGTTTTAAAGTATTTTTCAATGAGTGTTGTTAGTAACTTTAGAAATATAGATGTAGAGACCTATTTAGATAGCTTTCTAGGAAGTAGCCAAACAATAATTTGGCTTGCGATAGCCGTAACTATAACAACTGTTATACTAACATTTGGGGTGAGCAAGGGTATAGAAAAAGCTAACAATATTATGATGCCAACACTCTTTATAGTGTTTATAATTTTACTAGTAAGATCAGTAACTCTACCAGGAGCATCTGAAGGGATTAAATACTTATTAATACCTAAATGGTCCTACCTGCTAAACCCTACAACTTGGGTAATTGCTTTAGGACAAGCATTCTTTACTGTATCTTTAAATGGAGCAGGTATGGTAGTATATGGTAGCTATATTGATAGAAATCTAGATATACCATCATCCGCAATTAACACGGCATTCTATGATAGTTTATCAGCAATATTAGCTGCATTTATTATAATTCCAGCAGCTTTTGCTTTTGGCTTAGATCCAGCTTCTGGTCCAACGTTGCTATTTATAACCGTTCCAACAATATTTAAGTCTATGGTAGGTGGACATTTATTTGGCGCTATATTTTTTGTTAGTATCATATTTGCCGCCATATCTTCTACTATAAATATGATGGAAGCAACCACCGAAGCCTTTATGTACAAAACTAACTTTAATAGAAGAAAAAGCGTAATTTTTATAGGAATAGTATCTTTTATAATAGCTATTCCATTAGCATTAAATATGGATTTATTTGGAAAATTTTCTGATTTAGTTACTATTTATATAGCTCCTTTCGGAACTGTAATTGCAGCCATAGTTTTCTTTTGGATATATGGTATAGAGAATGCAAGGAAAGAAATAAATATTGGTGCTAAAAAACCATTAGGTAAATGGTTTGAGCCTCTAGCTAAATATGTATTTGTACTGGTATCAGCTGCTGTTATTATTTTAGGAGCTGTATATGGAGGAATAGGTTAG
- the cobM gene encoding precorrin-4 C(11)-methyltransferase encodes MVSFIGAGPGSVDLITVKGRRLLEEADVVIYAGSLVSKEHLNFCKEGCKFYNSASMTLEEVIETMETSLKNSLKVVRLHTGDPSIYGAIREQMDMLDKKRISYEVVPGVSSFTAACSSIRKEFTLPDVSQTIILTRIEGRTPVPEEEDLEKLAAHKASMAIFLSVQEMDRVVEKLIKGYGRDDVPVAVIYKATWEDEKIILGTLKDIEEKVENEGINKMAQILVGDFINGDYSRSKLYDPTFSHEYRSASK; translated from the coding sequence ATGGTTAGCTTCATAGGTGCTGGACCGGGAAGTGTTGATCTAATAACAGTAAAGGGAAGAAGGTTATTAGAGGAAGCAGATGTTGTCATATATGCAGGAAGTTTAGTGTCAAAAGAGCATCTAAACTTTTGCAAAGAAGGGTGCAAGTTTTATAATAGTGCATCAATGACACTAGAAGAAGTTATAGAAACTATGGAAACATCACTTAAAAATAGTCTTAAGGTAGTTAGGCTCCATACTGGAGACCCTAGTATTTATGGAGCAATAAGAGAGCAAATGGATATGTTGGATAAAAAGAGAATATCCTACGAAGTGGTACCAGGGGTCAGCTCTTTTACAGCTGCTTGCTCTTCTATAAGGAAAGAGTTTACACTACCTGATGTGAGCCAAACCATAATATTAACTAGGATTGAAGGAAGGACTCCTGTTCCTGAGGAGGAGGATCTTGAAAAATTAGCTGCCCACAAGGCATCTATGGCGATATTTTTATCTGTTCAAGAAATGGATAGAGTAGTAGAAAAGCTGATAAAAGGATATGGAAGAGATGATGTGCCCGTTGCAGTAATATATAAGGCTACTTGGGAAGATGAAAAGATAATATTAGGTACTCTAAAGGACATAGAAGAAAAAGTAGAAAATGAGGGAATTAATAAAATGGCTCAAATTTTAGTAGGAGATTTTATTAATGGTGATTATTCAAGATCAAAGCTATATGACCCAACATTTTCTCATGAATATAGGAGTGCTTCTAAATGA
- the cobJ gene encoding precorrin-3B C(17)-methyltransferase: protein MAKLYVVGIGPGGREHMTYKAVEVIKKCDVIVGYTPYIEYLGDLVEGKELFSTGMKGEIERCKAAIEIVKKGKNTAIISTGDAGLYGMAGPILELAEGIEVEIVPGVTAAFSAAAELGAPIMHDYASISLSDLLTPWEVIENRIEKAAEADFIITIYNPKSKGRKYHLEKAIEKIRSHRPGKTPVGIVKNSGRGEREITITTLDEIDYDKVDMLCVLIIGNSNTYLKDGHIVTPRGYNII, encoded by the coding sequence ATGGCTAAACTATATGTAGTCGGAATAGGACCAGGCGGAAGAGAGCACATGACCTATAAAGCAGTAGAAGTAATTAAAAAATGCGATGTAATAGTGGGATACACTCCATATATCGAATACTTAGGTGATTTAGTAGAAGGTAAAGAACTATTCTCTACAGGAATGAAGGGAGAAATAGAAAGGTGCAAAGCTGCTATCGAAATTGTTAAGAAAGGAAAAAACACGGCTATAATAAGTACGGGAGATGCAGGTCTTTACGGTATGGCCGGACCTATACTAGAGCTGGCAGAAGGTATAGAAGTTGAAATAGTACCGGGAGTTACAGCAGCGTTCTCAGCAGCAGCTGAACTAGGTGCCCCTATAATGCATGATTATGCTTCTATTAGCTTAAGTGATTTATTAACTCCTTGGGAAGTCATAGAAAATAGAATAGAAAAAGCGGCAGAAGCTGATTTTATAATTACTATATATAACCCAAAGTCCAAGGGGAGAAAATATCATTTAGAAAAAGCCATAGAAAAAATACGTAGCCATAGGCCTGGAAAAACACCAGTAGGAATAGTAAAAAACTCAGGTCGCGGAGAACGAGAAATAACTATAACCACACTAGATGAAATTGATTATGACAAGGTGGACATGCTATGTGTACTGATTATAGGCAATAGCAATACCTATTTAAAAGATGGCCATATAGTGACTCCAAGGGGATACAATATAATATGA
- the pstB gene encoding phosphate ABC transporter ATP-binding protein PstB: MNIIELANLSAYYGDKKVLNNINMKIAKNKITAIIGPSGCGKSTLLAVLNRMLEENGGAIEGKVFFDDKDILNYPKDELRKRIGIVFQKPSPFPMSIYKNLTYAPLYYGVRDKKILNQMVDDKLKISGLYKEVKDNLKMSALKLSGGQQQRLCIARALTVEPDILLMDEPCSALDVKNTANIEDMLVNLLDNYTIVIVTHNLSQAKRISDYTAFILDGEIVEYGETNKVFNNPKDKRTKEYIEGIYG; the protein is encoded by the coding sequence ATGAATATTATTGAATTAGCAAATTTAAGTGCATATTATGGAGATAAAAAGGTTTTAAATAATATAAATATGAAAATAGCAAAGAATAAAATAACTGCTATTATTGGACCATCTGGTTGCGGAAAATCAACTTTACTAGCAGTTCTAAATAGAATGTTGGAGGAGAATGGTGGAGCAATTGAGGGTAAAGTTTTCTTTGATGATAAGGATATTTTAAATTATCCTAAGGATGAACTAAGAAAAAGAATAGGGATAGTTTTTCAAAAACCTAGCCCGTTCCCCATGTCAATATACAAAAACCTTACCTATGCCCCATTATATTACGGAGTAAGAGATAAAAAAATATTAAATCAGATGGTTGATGATAAATTAAAGATTTCAGGACTTTATAAGGAAGTAAAGGATAATCTTAAAATGTCTGCACTAAAGCTTTCTGGTGGACAACAACAGAGGTTATGTATTGCAAGAGCTCTTACAGTAGAGCCGGATATATTATTAATGGATGAGCCTTGTTCAGCCCTAGATGTAAAGAATACTGCTAATATAGAAGATATGTTAGTAAATTTATTAGACAATTATACTATAGTAATAGTTACTCATAACCTTTCACAGGCAAAAAGAATTTCGGACTATACAGCCTTTATACTGGATGGAGAAATTGTTGAGTATGGTGAGACAAATAAAGTGTTTAATAATCCTAAGGATAAAAGAACTAAGGAATATATAGAAGGGATATATGGTTAA